One region of Oryza sativa Japonica Group chromosome 5, ASM3414082v1 genomic DNA includes:
- the LOC4338405 gene encoding plasma membrane ATPase-like isoform X2, whose translation MSVSLEDLKKENVDLESIPIQEVFAVLKSSPQGLTSADGNGRLEIFGRNKLEEKKESKLLKFLGFMWNPLSWVMEAAAIMAIALANGGGRPPDWQDFVGIVTLLFINSTISFIEENNAGNAAAALMASLAPQTKLLRDGKWSEQDAAILVPGDIISIKLGDIIPADARLMEGDPLKIDQSALTGESLPVNKMPGDSIYSGSTCKQGEIEAVVIATGVHTFFGKAAHLVDSTNNVGHFQKVLTAIGNFCICSIAAGMLIEIIVMYPIQHRQYRDGIDNLLVLLIGGIPIAMPTVLSVTMAIGSHRLSQQGAITKRMTAIEEMAGMDVLCSDKTGTLTLNKLTVDKNMIEPFVKDLDKDAIVLYAARASRTENQDAIDASIVGMLADPSEARAGIQEVHFMPFNPVDKRTAITYIDTKDGSWHRISKGAPEQIIELCRLRDDVSRRVHAIIDKFADRGLRSLAVARQKVPEGSKDAPGTPWQFLAVLPLFDPPRHDSSETIRRALNLGVNVKMITGDQLAIGKETGRRLGMGTNMYPSSSLLKDGDTGGLPVDELIEKADGFAGVFPEHKYEIVRRLQERKHICGMTGDGVNDAPALKKADIGIAVADATDAARGASDIVLTEPGLSVIISAVLTSRAIFQRMKNYTIYAVSITIRVVLGFLLLALIWRFDFAPFMVLIIAILNDGTIMTISKDRVKPSPLPDAWRLQEIFATGIVLGTYLALATVLFFWAVRDTDFFTRTFGVHPIGGSTEELMAAVYLQVSIISQALIFVTRARSWFFVERPGLLLVGAFLIAQLMATLIAVYANWPFAKMKGIGWSWGMVIWLFSIVTFFPLDIFKFAIRYFLSGKAWNNAFDNKTAFANELDYGKSKREAQWAIAQRSLHGLQQAETSTALFDDNKDYLELSEIAEQAKRRAEIARLRELHTLKGHVESVVKLKGLDIDTIQNHYTV comes from the exons ATGTCGGTCTCACTGGAGGATCTCAAGAAGGAGAACGTCGACCTC GAGAGTATACCGATCCAGGAGGTGTTCGCCGTGCTCAAGAGCTCGCCGCAGGGGCTCACCTCCGCCGATGGCAACGGCCGGCTCGAGATCTTCGGCCGCAACAAGCTCGAGGAGAAGAAG GAGAGTAAGCTGCTCAAGTTCTTGGGGTTCATGTGGAATCCGCTCTCCTGGGTCATGGAGGCCGCCGCGATCATGGCCATCGCCCTCGCCAACGGAGGG GGGCGGCCGCCGGACTGGCAGGACTTCGTCGGGATCGTGACGCTGCTCTTCATCAACTCCACCATCAGCTTCATCGAGGAGAACAACGCcgggaacgccgccgccgcactcatGGCCAGCCTCGCGCCGCAGACCAAG TTGCTGAGGGACGGGAAGTGGTCGGAGCAGGACGCGGCGATCCTGGTGCCCGGGGACATCATCAGCATCAAGCTCGGCGACATCATCCCGGCGGACGCGCGGCTGATGGAGGGCGACCCGCTCAAGATCGACCAGTCGGCGCTCACCGGCGAGTCGCTCCCCGTCAACAAGATGCCCGGCGACAGCATCTACTCGGGTTCCACCTGCAAGCAGGGCGAGATTGaggccgtcgtcatcgccaccgGCGTCCACACCTTCTTCGGCAAGGCCGCCCACCTCGTCGACAGCACCAACAACGTCGGCCATTTCCAGAAG GTGCTGACGGCGATCGGCAACTTCTGCATCTGCTCCATCGCGGCCGGGATGCTGATCGAGATCATCGTGATGTACCCGATCCAGCACCGGCAGTACCGCGACGGCATCGACAACCTCCTCGTGCTGCTCATCGGCGGGATACCCATCGCCATGCCCACCGTGCTGTCCGTGACCATGGCCATCGGCTCGCACCGGCTGTCGCAGCAGGGCGCCATCACCAAGCGGATGACGGCCATCGAGGAGATGGCCGGCATGGACGTGCTCTGCAGCGACAAGACCGGCACGCTCACCCTCAACAAGCTCACCGTCGACAAGAACATGATCGAG CCGTTCGTGAAGGATCTCGACAAGGACGCGATCGTCCTGTACGCGGCGAGGGCGTCGCGAACCGAGAACCAGGACGCCATTGACGCCTCCATCGTCGGCATGCTCGCCGACCCAAGCGAG GCCCGTGCCGGCATCCAAGAGGTGCACTTCATGCCGTTCAACCCCGTCGACAAGCGCACGGCCATCACCTACATCGACACCAAAGATGGTTCGTGGCACCGCATCAGCAAAGGCGCGCCGGAGCAG ATCATCGAGCTGTGCCGTCTACGGGACGACGTGAGCCGGCGGGTGCACGCCATCATCGACAAGTTCGCCGACCGCGGGCTGCGGTcgctggcggtggcgaggcagaAGGTGCCGGAGGGGAGCAAGGACGCGCCGGGCACGCCGTGGCAGTTCCTCGCCGTGCTCCCGCTCTTCGACCCGCCGCGCCACGACAGCTCCGAGACCATCCGTCGCGCGCTCAACCTCGGCGTCAACGTCAAGATGATCACCGGCGACCAGCTCGCCATCGGCAAGgagaccggccgccgcctcggcatGGGCACCAACATGTACCCCTCCAGCTCTCTGCTCAAAGACGGCGACACCGGCGGCCTCCCTGTCGACGAGCTCATCGAGAAGGCCGACGGCTTCGCCGGCGTCTTCCCCG agCACAAGTACGAGATCGTGCGGAGGCTGCAGGAGAGGAAGCACATCTGCGGGATGACGGGGGACGGCGTGAACGACGCGCCGGCGCTGAAGAAGGCGGACATCGGGATCGCGGTGGCGGACGCGACGGACGCGGCGAGGGGGGCGTCGGACATCGTGCTGACGGAGCCCGGGCTTAGCGTGATCATCAGCGCGGTGCTGACGAGCCGCGCCATCTTCCAGCGGATGAAGAACTACACCATCTACGCCGTGTCGATCACCATCCGCGTCGTGCTCGGCTTCCTCCTCCTGGCGCTCATCTGGAGGTTCGACTTCGCGCCCTTCATGGTGCTCATCATCGCCATCCTCAACGACGGCACCATCATGACCATCTCCAAGGACCGCGTCAAGCCGTCCCCGTTGCCCGACGCATGGCGCCTCCAGGAGATCTTCGCCACCGGCATCGTCCTCGGCACCTACCTCGCCCTCGCCACCGTCCTCTTCTTCTGGGCCGTCCGCGACACCGACTTCTTCACG AGGACGTTCGGGGTGCACCCGATCGGAGGCAGCACGGAGGAGCTGATGGCGGCGGTGTACCTCCAGGTGAGCATCATCAGCCAGGCGCTCATCTTCGTGACACGCGCGAGGAGCTGGTTCTTCGTCGAGCGCCCAGGGCTCCTGCTCGTCGGCGCGTTCCTCATCGCCCAGCTG ATGGCAACGCTGATCGCGGTGTACGCGAACTGGCCGTTCGCGAAGATGAAGGGCATCGGGTGGTCGTGGGGCATGGTCATCTGGCTCTTCAGCATCGTCACCTTCTTCCCCCTCGACATCTTCAAGTTCGCCATCCGCTACTTCCTCAGCGGCAAAGCCTGGAACAACGCCTTCGACAACAAG ACGGCGTTCGCGAACGAGCTGGACTACGGGAAGAGCAAGAGGGAGGCGCAGTGGGCGATCGCGCAGAGGTCGCTGCACGGGCTGCAGCAGGCGGAGACGTCGACGGCGCTGTTCGACGACAACAAGGACTACCTGGAGCTGTCGGAGATCGCGGAGCAGGCGAAGCGCCGCGCCGAGATCGCCAGGCTACGGGAGCTGCACACGCTCAAGGGCCACGTCGAGTCGGTGGTCAAGCTCAAGGGCCTCGACATCGACACCATCCAGAACCACTACACCGTCTAG
- the LOC136356645 gene encoding uncharacterized protein: MASVPLNVSFRRALVGQNLTLWYDLCASIAHIQLDDSSDCFRWNYHQNGQFSVRSMYLALINNGCIDRNKFIWKLKIPLKIKIFIWYLLKGVVLTKDNLARLNWNGCLRCCFCMKNESIQHLFMDCHYAKFIWRAVQFSFGLYLPRSISHMFNGWLQGVDKEKSKLIVVGASALYWALWLCRNDRVFDKSPSISYMQVIFRATYWLRLWAQLQKCEEDREFLSVACRNLESTVM, translated from the coding sequence ATGGCCTCGGTTCCGCTAaatgtttcttttaggagaGCTTTAGTTGGACAGAACCTAACTCTTTGGTATGATTTATGTGCTTCTATTGCTCACATCCAGTTGGATGATTCTTCTGattgttttagatggaattatcatCAGAATGGCCAGTTCTCTGTTAGATCAATGTActtagctttaattaataatggttgCATTGACagaaataagtttatttggaagcttaagatcccgcttaagattaagatcttCATATGGTACTTACTTAAGGGTGTCGTGTTAACCAAGGATAATTTAGCAAGACTAAATTGGAATGGGTGTTTACGATGTTGTttttgtatgaaaaatgagTCTATTCAACATTTGTTTATGGATTGTCATTATGCAAAGTTTATTTGGAGAGCGGTGCAATTCTCTTTTGGTTTATACCTCCCTAGAAGTATATCTCATATGTTTAACGGTTGGCTTCAGGGTGTGGACAAGGAAAAGAGTAAACTGATAGTTGTTGGTGCCTCGGCTTTATATTGGGCTCTGTGGTTGTGTAGAAATGATagggtttttgacaaatcaccatctatttcctatatgcaggtaattttcagggcaacatattggcttcGACTGTGGGCCCAACTGCAAAAGTGTGAGGAAGATAGAGAATTCCTGTCTGTTGCATGTCGTAACCTTGAGTCAACGGTTATGTAA
- the LOC4338406 gene encoding endo-1,4-beta-xylanase 3: protein MACTREVAFGVNLIGNNGAAPADEASSLAGWAPVGSRTTLSAHVEKDDPPAAMLPAVDDGGREHRPSGSRYVLAARRDGEEDGLRHPVPAGALVPRVTYRVAGWVAVQSGGGEHAGGESHVVRVSLHVDDGGECRVLGCGAVCAGVAGGWVEINGAFRLKATPRGATAVHVHGAPAGVDVKLMDLRVFAADRKARFRHLKEKTDKVRKRDVVLKFSGGAGVEATASIPGAAVRVVQMDNVFPLGTCINGSVIQDPNFVDFFTNNFDWAVFENELKWYWTEAQRGLLNYRDADALLDFCDRHGKPARGHCIFWAVDGSVQQWIKDLGRDDLASAVRGRLTGLLSRYAGRFPHYDVNNEMLHGRFYRDRLGDDAAALMFREAARLDPAARLFVNDYNVECANDPNATPEKYIELIDALRRGGAAVGGVGIQGHVSNPSGEVICGALDKLAASTGLPIWITELDVSEPDVSLRADDLEVVLREAYAHPAVAGVVLWGFMQGRMWRQDASLVDADGTVNEAGQRLVNLRREWTSDARGTIDGDGHFTFRGYHGTYVVQVTTATGKILKTFTVDKGDTSLVLDMEI from the exons ATGGCTTGCACTAGGGAGGTTGCTTTCGGCGTGAACCTGATCGGCAACAACGGCGCCGCACCGGCGGACGAGGCCAGCAGCCTCGCCGGCTGGGCGCCGGTCGGCTCGCGCACCACGCTGTCCGCTCACGTCGAGAAGGACGACCCGCCGGCGGCCATGCTCCCGGCTGTGGACGACGGCGGGCGCGAGCACCGGCCGAGCGGCTCTCGGTACGTCCTCGCGGCGCGCcgtgacggcgaggaggacgggCTGCGGCACCCGGTCCCGGCCGGCGCGCTCGTGCCCCGGGTGACGTACCGTGTCGCCGGGTGGGTCGCCGTgcagagcggtggcggcgaacaCGCCGGCGGGGAGAGCCACGTGGTGCGTGTCAGCCTCCACGTGGACGATGGCGGCGAGTGCCGCGTTCTCGGCTGCGGCGCGGTGTGCGCCGGAGTGGCCGGCGGCTGGGTGGAGATCAACGGCGCGTTCCGCCTTAAGGCGACCccgcgcggcgcgacggcggtgcACGTCCACGGCGCGCCAGCCGGCGTCGACGTGAAGCTCATGGACCTCCGTGTGTTCGCCGCCGACCGCAAGGCGCGGTTCAGGCATCTCAAGGAGAAGACCGACAAG GTTCGCAAGCGTGACGTCGTCCTCAAGTTCAGCGGCGGAGCCGGagtggaggcgacggcgagcatcCCCGGCGCGGCCGTCCGCGTGGTGCAGATGGACAACGTCTTCCCGCTCGGCACCTGCATCAACGGCTCGGTGATCCAGGACCCCAACTTCGTGGACTTCTTCACCAACAACTTCGACTGGGCCGTCTTCGAGAACGAGCTCAAGTGGTACTGGACGGAGGCGCAGCGCGGCCTGCTCAACTACCGCGACGCCGACGCGCTGCTCGACTTCTGCGACCGCCACGGCAAGCCGGCGCGCGGCCACTGCATCTTCTGGGCGGTCGACGGCTCCGTGCAGCAGTGGATCAAGGACCTCGGCCGCGACGACCTCGCGTCGGCGGTGCGCGGCCGCCTCACCGGCCTCCTGTCCCGCTACGCCGGCCGCTTCCCGCACTACGACGTCAACAACGAGATGCTGCACGGCCGCTTCTACCGCGACCGcctcggcgacgacgccgccgcgctcatGTTCCGCGAGGCCGCGCGCCTGGACCCGGCCGCGCGGCTCTTCGTCAACGACTACAACGTCGAGTGCGCCAACGACCCCAACGCGACGCCCGAGAAGTACATCGAGCTGATCGAcgcgctccgccgcggcggcgcggcggtgggcggcgtcgGCATCCAGGGCCACGTCTCCAACCCGTCCGGCGAGGTCATCTGCGGCGCGCTCGACAAGCTCGCCGCGTCGACGGGGCTCCCCATCTGGATCACCGAGCTGGACGTGAGCGAGCCCGACGTGTCCCTCCGCGCCGACGACCTGGAGGTGGTGCTCCGCGAGGCGTACGCGCacccggccgtcgccggcgtcgtgctCTGGGGTTTCATGCAGGGCCGCATGTGGCGCCAGGACGCGTCcctcgtcgacgccgacggCACCGTCAACGAGGCCGGCCAGAGGCTGGTCAATCTCCGGCGGGAGTGGACGTCCGACGCGCGCGGGAccatcgacggcgacggccattTCACGTTCAGGGGCTACCATGGCACGTACGTCGTGcaggtgacgacggcgacggggaagaTACTCAAGACGTTCACCGTCGACAAAGGGGACACCTCGCTCGTGCTGGATATGGAAATTTAA
- the LOC4338404 gene encoding probable receptor-like protein kinase At1g80640 → MEMALTPLPLLCSSVLFLVLSSCSLANGRDTPSSSSSSSSSSSSSSSSSSSSSSPATSTVATGISAAAAAAANGTAALSSAVPAPPPVVIVVHHHFHRELVIAAVLACIATVTIFLSTLYAWTLWRRSRRSTGGKVTRSSDAAKGIKLVPILSRFNSVKMSRKRLVGMFEYPSLEAATEKFSESNMLGVGGFGRVYKAAFDAGVTAAVKRLDGGGPDCEKEFENELDLLGRIRHPNIVSLLGFCIHEGNHYIVYELMEKGSLETQLHGSSHGSTLSWHIRMKIALDTARGLEYLHEHCSPPVIHRDLKSSNILLDSDFNAKIADFGLAVSSGSVNKGSVKLSGTLGYVAPEYLLDGKLTEKSDVYAFGVVLLELLMGRKPVEKMSPSQCQSIVTWAMPQLTDRSKLPSIVDPVIKDTMDPKHLYQVAAVAVLCVQAEPSYRPLITDVLHSLVPLVPTELGGTLRAGEPPSPNLRNSPC, encoded by the exons ATGGAGATGGCGCTAACTCCATTGCCGCTCCTGTGTTCGTCCGTCTTGTTCTTGGTGCTATCTTCGTGCTCGTTGGCCAATGGGAGGGAtacgccttcttcttcttcttcttcttcttcttcttcttcttcttcttcttcttcttcttcttcttcttcttctccggcgacgtCTACTGTGGCCACCGGcatttccgccgccgccgccgccgccgccaatgggACGGCCGCCTTGTCTTCGGCAGTTCCGGCGCCTCCGCCTGTTG TGATCGTAGTGCACCACCATTTCCACCGCGAGCTGgtcatcgccgccgtcctcgcctgcATCGCCACCGTCACGATCTTCCTTTCCACGCTCTACGCTTGGACACTATGGCGGCGATCTCGCCGGAGCACCGGCGGCAAGGTCACCAGGAGCTCAG ACGCAGCGAAGGGGATCAAGCTGGTGCCGATCTTGAGCAGGTTCAACTCGGTGAAGATGAGCAGGAAGAGGCTGGTTGGGATGTTCGAGTACCCGTCGCTGGAGGCAGCGACAGAGAAGTTCAGCGAGAGCAACATGCTCGGTGTCGGCGGGTTTGGCCGCGTCTACAAGGCGGCGTTCGACGCCGGAGTTACcgcggcggtgaagcggctcgacggcggcgggcccGACTGCGAGAAGGAATTCGAG AATGAGCTGGATTTGCTTGGCAGGATCAGGCACCCCAACATTGTGTCCCTCTTGGGCTTCTGTATCCATGAGGGGAATCACTACATTGTTTATGAGCTGATGGAGAAGGGATCACTGGAAACACAGCTTCATG GGTCTTCACATGGATCAACTCTGAGCTGGCACATCCGGATGAAGATCGCCCTTGACACGGCCAG GGGATTAGAGTACCTTCATGAGCACTGCAGTCCACCAGTGATCCATAGGGATCTGAAATCGTCTAACATACTTTTGGATTCAGACTTCAATGCTAAG ATTGCAGATTTTGGTCTTGCTGTGTCTAGTGGGAGTGTCAACAAAGGGAGTGTGAAGCTCTCCGGGACCTTGGGTTATGTAGCtcctgagtacttgttggatG GGAAGTTGACTGAAAAGAGCGATGTATACGCGTTCGGAGTAGTGCTTCTAGAGCTCCTTATGGGGAGGAAGCCTGTTGAGAAGATGTCACCATCTCAGTGCCAATCAATTGTGACATGG GCAATGCCACAGTTGACCGACAGATCGAAGCTCCCCAGCATAGTTGACCCAGTGATCAAGGACACCATGGATCCAAAACACCTGTACCAA GTTGCAGCAGTGGCTGTTCTATGCGTGCAGGCTGAACCAAGCTACAGGCCACTGATCACAGATGTGCTCCACTCTCTTGTTCCTCTAGTGCCGACGGAGCTCGGAGGAACACTAAGAGCTGGAGAGCCACCTTCCCCGAACCTGAGGAATTCTCCATGCTGa
- the LOC4338405 gene encoding ATPase 2, plasma membrane-type isoform X1 gives MSVSLEDLKKENVDLESIPIQEVFAVLKSSPQGLTSADGNGRLEIFGRNKLEEKKESKLLKFLGFMWNPLSWVMEAAAIMAIALANGGGRPPDWQDFVGIVTLLFINSTISFIEENNAGNAAAALMASLAPQTKLLRDGKWSEQDAAILVPGDIISIKLGDIIPADARLMEGDPLKIDQSALTGESLPVNKMPGDSIYSGSTCKQGEIEAVVIATGVHTFFGKAAHLVDSTNNVGHFQKVLTAIGNFCICSIAAGMLIEIIVMYPIQHRQYRDGIDNLLVLLIGGIPIAMPTVLSVTMAIGSHRLSQQGAITKRMTAIEEMAGMDVLCSDKTGTLTLNKLTVDKNMIEPFVKDLDKDAIVLYAARASRTENQDAIDASIVGMLADPSEARAGIQEVHFMPFNPVDKRTAITYIDTKDGSWHRISKGAPEQIIELCRLRDDVSRRVHAIIDKFADRGLRSLAVARQKVPEGSKDAPGTPWQFLAVLPLFDPPRHDSSETIRRALNLGVNVKMITGDQLAIGKETGRRLGMGTNMYPSSSLLKDGDTGGLPVDELIEKADGFAGVFPEHKYEIVRRLQERKHICGMTGDGVNDAPALKKADIGIAVADATDAARGASDIVLTEPGLSVIISAVLTSRAIFQRMKNYTIYAVSITIRVVLGFLLLALIWRFDFAPFMVLIIAILNDGTIMTISKDRVKPSPLPDAWRLQEIFATGIVLGTYLALATVLFFWAVRDTDFFTVTTHHPTSHASPPRALTPCVCGQRTFGVHPIGGSTEELMAAVYLQVSIISQALIFVTRARSWFFVERPGLLLVGAFLIAQLMATLIAVYANWPFAKMKGIGWSWGMVIWLFSIVTFFPLDIFKFAIRYFLSGKAWNNAFDNKTAFANELDYGKSKREAQWAIAQRSLHGLQQAETSTALFDDNKDYLELSEIAEQAKRRAEIARLRELHTLKGHVESVVKLKGLDIDTIQNHYTV, from the exons ATGTCGGTCTCACTGGAGGATCTCAAGAAGGAGAACGTCGACCTC GAGAGTATACCGATCCAGGAGGTGTTCGCCGTGCTCAAGAGCTCGCCGCAGGGGCTCACCTCCGCCGATGGCAACGGCCGGCTCGAGATCTTCGGCCGCAACAAGCTCGAGGAGAAGAAG GAGAGTAAGCTGCTCAAGTTCTTGGGGTTCATGTGGAATCCGCTCTCCTGGGTCATGGAGGCCGCCGCGATCATGGCCATCGCCCTCGCCAACGGAGGG GGGCGGCCGCCGGACTGGCAGGACTTCGTCGGGATCGTGACGCTGCTCTTCATCAACTCCACCATCAGCTTCATCGAGGAGAACAACGCcgggaacgccgccgccgcactcatGGCCAGCCTCGCGCCGCAGACCAAG TTGCTGAGGGACGGGAAGTGGTCGGAGCAGGACGCGGCGATCCTGGTGCCCGGGGACATCATCAGCATCAAGCTCGGCGACATCATCCCGGCGGACGCGCGGCTGATGGAGGGCGACCCGCTCAAGATCGACCAGTCGGCGCTCACCGGCGAGTCGCTCCCCGTCAACAAGATGCCCGGCGACAGCATCTACTCGGGTTCCACCTGCAAGCAGGGCGAGATTGaggccgtcgtcatcgccaccgGCGTCCACACCTTCTTCGGCAAGGCCGCCCACCTCGTCGACAGCACCAACAACGTCGGCCATTTCCAGAAG GTGCTGACGGCGATCGGCAACTTCTGCATCTGCTCCATCGCGGCCGGGATGCTGATCGAGATCATCGTGATGTACCCGATCCAGCACCGGCAGTACCGCGACGGCATCGACAACCTCCTCGTGCTGCTCATCGGCGGGATACCCATCGCCATGCCCACCGTGCTGTCCGTGACCATGGCCATCGGCTCGCACCGGCTGTCGCAGCAGGGCGCCATCACCAAGCGGATGACGGCCATCGAGGAGATGGCCGGCATGGACGTGCTCTGCAGCGACAAGACCGGCACGCTCACCCTCAACAAGCTCACCGTCGACAAGAACATGATCGAG CCGTTCGTGAAGGATCTCGACAAGGACGCGATCGTCCTGTACGCGGCGAGGGCGTCGCGAACCGAGAACCAGGACGCCATTGACGCCTCCATCGTCGGCATGCTCGCCGACCCAAGCGAG GCCCGTGCCGGCATCCAAGAGGTGCACTTCATGCCGTTCAACCCCGTCGACAAGCGCACGGCCATCACCTACATCGACACCAAAGATGGTTCGTGGCACCGCATCAGCAAAGGCGCGCCGGAGCAG ATCATCGAGCTGTGCCGTCTACGGGACGACGTGAGCCGGCGGGTGCACGCCATCATCGACAAGTTCGCCGACCGCGGGCTGCGGTcgctggcggtggcgaggcagaAGGTGCCGGAGGGGAGCAAGGACGCGCCGGGCACGCCGTGGCAGTTCCTCGCCGTGCTCCCGCTCTTCGACCCGCCGCGCCACGACAGCTCCGAGACCATCCGTCGCGCGCTCAACCTCGGCGTCAACGTCAAGATGATCACCGGCGACCAGCTCGCCATCGGCAAGgagaccggccgccgcctcggcatGGGCACCAACATGTACCCCTCCAGCTCTCTGCTCAAAGACGGCGACACCGGCGGCCTCCCTGTCGACGAGCTCATCGAGAAGGCCGACGGCTTCGCCGGCGTCTTCCCCG agCACAAGTACGAGATCGTGCGGAGGCTGCAGGAGAGGAAGCACATCTGCGGGATGACGGGGGACGGCGTGAACGACGCGCCGGCGCTGAAGAAGGCGGACATCGGGATCGCGGTGGCGGACGCGACGGACGCGGCGAGGGGGGCGTCGGACATCGTGCTGACGGAGCCCGGGCTTAGCGTGATCATCAGCGCGGTGCTGACGAGCCGCGCCATCTTCCAGCGGATGAAGAACTACACCATCTACGCCGTGTCGATCACCATCCGCGTCGTGCTCGGCTTCCTCCTCCTGGCGCTCATCTGGAGGTTCGACTTCGCGCCCTTCATGGTGCTCATCATCGCCATCCTCAACGACGGCACCATCATGACCATCTCCAAGGACCGCGTCAAGCCGTCCCCGTTGCCCGACGCATGGCGCCTCCAGGAGATCTTCGCCACCGGCATCGTCCTCGGCACCTACCTCGCCCTCGCCACCGTCCTCTTCTTCTGGGCCGTCCGCGACACCGACTTCTTCACGGTGACCACTCATCACCCAACCTcgcacgcctcgccgccgcgcgctctgACGCCGTGTGTTTGTGGGCAGAGGACGTTCGGGGTGCACCCGATCGGAGGCAGCACGGAGGAGCTGATGGCGGCGGTGTACCTCCAGGTGAGCATCATCAGCCAGGCGCTCATCTTCGTGACACGCGCGAGGAGCTGGTTCTTCGTCGAGCGCCCAGGGCTCCTGCTCGTCGGCGCGTTCCTCATCGCCCAGCTG ATGGCAACGCTGATCGCGGTGTACGCGAACTGGCCGTTCGCGAAGATGAAGGGCATCGGGTGGTCGTGGGGCATGGTCATCTGGCTCTTCAGCATCGTCACCTTCTTCCCCCTCGACATCTTCAAGTTCGCCATCCGCTACTTCCTCAGCGGCAAAGCCTGGAACAACGCCTTCGACAACAAG ACGGCGTTCGCGAACGAGCTGGACTACGGGAAGAGCAAGAGGGAGGCGCAGTGGGCGATCGCGCAGAGGTCGCTGCACGGGCTGCAGCAGGCGGAGACGTCGACGGCGCTGTTCGACGACAACAAGGACTACCTGGAGCTGTCGGAGATCGCGGAGCAGGCGAAGCGCCGCGCCGAGATCGCCAGGCTACGGGAGCTGCACACGCTCAAGGGCCACGTCGAGTCGGTGGTCAAGCTCAAGGGCCTCGACATCGACACCATCCAGAACCACTACACCGTCTAG